A stretch of the Pirellulales bacterium genome encodes the following:
- a CDS encoding LuxR C-terminal-related transcriptional regulator, with product MAARPAENVRHEASIPPLFGKDEWTTIMRRLALSPRQAEIMGLILQSRKDKEIAATLDISYSTVRTYLEEMKQRLAVPDRMGLAYRVFWTFRNISEPKRYPCLHAGRPSDNHAK from the coding sequence ATGGCCGCACGCCCTGCAGAAAACGTGCGACATGAAGCCTCGATTCCACCGTTATTCGGCAAGGACGAGTGGACCACAATCATGCGCCGCCTGGCGCTGTCACCGCGCCAGGCGGAGATCATGGGACTTATTTTGCAAAGTCGCAAAGACAAGGAAATCGCAGCGACCCTCGACATCAGCTATTCGACCGTTCGCACGTATCTCGAAGAGATGAAGCAGCGTTTGGCCGTGCCTGACCGCATGGGGCTGGCCTACCGAGTGTTCTGGACGTTTCGCAACATCAGCGAACCGAAACGTTACCCCTGTCTTCATGCGGGGCGTCCCTCAGACAACCACGCCAAGTAG